In Rhodopirellula islandica, the following proteins share a genomic window:
- a CDS encoding FKBP-type peptidyl-prolyl cis-trans isomerase → MRDWSVAADMNTWFSWCLLGLLSFTLGCRSTAPPSPPITPPIESELGTLDPEPPRRTSISFLDKPELQADTGPMDAGPAPEFSETASGLNYRVLRNSNGRKPTAASTVSVHYRGWLDNGKEFDSSYDRGEPTTFPLGNVVAGWTEGLQLVGEGGMIELWVPSHLGYGERGSPGSIPAHAHLHFIVELVSVN, encoded by the coding sequence ATGCGTGATTGGAGCGTTGCAGCGGATATGAATACTTGGTTTTCATGGTGCCTTCTCGGCCTCCTGTCCTTCACGCTGGGATGTCGCTCCACGGCGCCGCCGAGCCCGCCGATCACCCCACCCATTGAGTCCGAGCTGGGGACCCTCGATCCGGAACCTCCGAGACGGACCTCCATTTCGTTTCTGGACAAGCCTGAGCTTCAGGCTGACACGGGACCGATGGATGCTGGCCCCGCACCGGAGTTTTCGGAAACCGCGTCCGGGTTGAACTACCGGGTGCTGCGAAATTCCAACGGTCGAAAGCCGACGGCTGCCAGCACCGTGAGCGTCCACTACCGTGGTTGGCTCGACAACGGAAAAGAATTCGACAGCTCGTATGATCGAGGCGAACCGACGACCTTCCCACTTGGAAACGTGGTCGCCGGCTGGACCGAAGGGTTGCAGCTCGTCGGAGAAGGCGGGATGATCGAACTGTGGGTGCCTTCCCACCTCGGTTACGGCGAGCGTGGTTCCCCAGGCTCCATTCCTGCTCACGCCCACCTGCACTTCATCGTCGAACTTGTGAGCGTCAACTAG
- a CDS encoding Gfo/Idh/MocA family protein, whose translation MTSVPSHATTEPLQAAPTLTEDDRQPIRFGILGTGRITRRLVADLQSTPGASVTAIASRTSERARWYADSYGIAQAVSGYADLIARDDVDAVYVALPPSLHAEWMVASAAAGKHVLCEKPLATTVPATQAMADACTQARVHWLDATAWLHHDRTDMFRQWVKGATVPQGEADFRLGALRHVSSAVSFFNPFQSGDHRQDASLGGGCLLDLGWYAAGILRLANEALPLTVNAQAVMRGGVPYRVTAMMNFPRDVSATMSCAFDTSTRKWFEIAGEEASIVCDDFTRPWPDKPARGWVHEASGKVHPFSCECHQEHNMISRLIGWIHATRDDEQLWDSPSPPWAEYHRQALETQRMLEAMETSMTTGQTVTL comes from the coding sequence ATGACATCCGTTCCCTCCCACGCAACGACCGAACCTTTGCAGGCAGCACCCACCCTCACGGAAGACGACCGCCAGCCGATCCGGTTTGGCATTTTGGGCACCGGCCGGATCACTCGCCGGTTGGTTGCCGACCTGCAATCGACGCCGGGGGCGAGCGTGACCGCGATCGCCAGTCGGACTTCTGAGCGGGCGCGTTGGTACGCTGATTCGTATGGGATCGCCCAGGCCGTGTCCGGTTACGCGGACTTGATCGCTCGTGACGATGTGGATGCGGTGTACGTGGCGTTGCCGCCGTCGTTGCATGCGGAATGGATGGTTGCATCTGCGGCGGCTGGCAAACATGTGTTGTGTGAAAAGCCGTTGGCGACGACGGTTCCGGCGACTCAAGCGATGGCGGACGCTTGCACGCAGGCCCGCGTGCATTGGCTCGATGCAACCGCCTGGCTGCATCACGACCGCACGGACATGTTTCGTCAGTGGGTCAAAGGTGCAACCGTTCCACAAGGCGAAGCGGACTTTCGACTCGGGGCACTGCGTCACGTCAGTTCGGCGGTTTCGTTTTTCAATCCGTTCCAATCGGGCGACCACCGCCAAGACGCTTCGCTGGGTGGCGGGTGCCTGCTGGATTTGGGGTGGTATGCGGCCGGGATTTTACGCCTCGCCAACGAGGCGTTGCCGCTCACGGTGAACGCGCAAGCGGTGATGCGCGGCGGCGTGCCATACCGCGTGACTGCGATGATGAATTTTCCCCGCGACGTGTCGGCGACGATGTCGTGCGCGTTTGACACCTCGACGCGAAAATGGTTTGAGATCGCGGGGGAAGAAGCATCCATTGTATGTGATGATTTCACACGGCCTTGGCCTGATAAACCGGCGCGGGGCTGGGTGCACGAGGCATCGGGCAAGGTGCATCCCTTCAGTTGCGAATGCCACCAAGAGCACAACATGATTTCGCGATTGATCGGTTGGATCCACGCGACACGCGACGACGAACAGCTTTGGGATTCGCCATCGCCTCCGTGGGCGGAGTATCATCGGCAAGCGTTGGAAACGCAGCGGATGTTGGAGGCGATGGAAACATCCATGACGACTGGCCAAACGGTGACGCTATGA
- a CDS encoding DUF1559 domain-containing protein, which translates to MELRLRQATRGSDAGSGAKRTGRDGGNQAQGFTLVELLVVIAIIGILVGLLLPAVQSAREAARRMQCSNNLKQMSLAALNFESTYKKLPEGPLDGAMNAITTDDAPNSAGYPKNGTCCRAATRTGWSTQYKILPFLEGNNIYELARDDPPYWPNVANNAGEDDVAQALVSTYYCPSRRSPKGYGSARFGRVDYAGCAGFYSGRPDSTIDYIPEAPLGAPAVSTRSKTNGGLEPSKGGAIVWPGEGDKRTLAGILDGTSNTIIFSEKSLHTSQHGRDGGDNERWNNAGWDECVLRWHFPPKHDRQTVAPLPPQSYDAFTNWNRYFGAAHASGLNAAFVDGSVRFFSYNVDATLWKNLCVCDDGEIIGGESL; encoded by the coding sequence ATGGAGTTGCGATTGAGACAGGCGACGCGTGGTAGTGATGCTGGCTCCGGTGCAAAACGAACGGGCAGGGACGGGGGCAACCAAGCCCAGGGGTTCACTCTGGTTGAACTCTTGGTTGTGATTGCAATCATTGGTATTTTGGTTGGCTTGTTGCTTCCTGCGGTTCAGTCGGCTCGAGAGGCAGCGCGGCGAATGCAGTGCTCGAACAACCTGAAGCAAATGAGTCTGGCGGCTCTCAACTTTGAGAGCACCTACAAGAAGTTGCCAGAAGGTCCGCTGGATGGCGCCATGAACGCAATCACAACGGACGACGCCCCCAATTCTGCAGGCTATCCGAAAAACGGCACCTGTTGCCGAGCAGCAACCCGGACAGGATGGAGCACTCAATACAAAATCCTTCCGTTTCTTGAAGGGAATAACATCTACGAGCTTGCTCGGGATGACCCACCATACTGGCCGAACGTTGCGAACAATGCTGGCGAGGACGACGTTGCCCAAGCCCTGGTTTCAACCTATTACTGTCCGTCACGGCGGTCGCCGAAGGGATACGGCAGTGCACGATTTGGACGGGTCGACTATGCAGGTTGTGCAGGGTTCTATAGTGGTCGCCCTGACTCAACGATCGACTACATTCCGGAAGCTCCACTGGGTGCCCCTGCCGTTTCGACGCGTTCCAAGACAAACGGTGGCCTGGAGCCCTCCAAGGGAGGAGCGATTGTGTGGCCTGGCGAGGGTGACAAGCGAACTTTGGCTGGAATCCTCGATGGGACCTCGAACACCATCATTTTCTCTGAAAAGTCGCTTCACACCTCGCAACATGGACGCGACGGTGGAGACAACGAACGCTGGAACAACGCCGGCTGGGACGAGTGTGTGCTTCGTTGGCACTTTCCGCCAAAGCATGACCGCCAAACAGTTGCTCCGTTGCCCCCGCAATCTTATGACGCCTTTACGAACTGGAATCGTTACTTTGGGGCGGCTCATGCATCTGGTTTGAATGCCGCGTTCGTGGATGGCTCGGTTCGATTCTTTTCGTACAACGTGGACGCGACGCTGTGGAAGAACCTGTGCGTTTGCGATGACGGGGAAATCATTGGTGGAGAGTCACTATGA
- a CDS encoding P-II family nitrogen regulator, whose amino-acid sequence MILIQAIIQPTKLSNVQSALDEAGFSDTIVGDALGYGRQRGQTALFRGNEYKIDLLRKVTFEMVIDDDDLEPVVEIIRNASRTGTEGQIGDGKIFVLPVASVIDI is encoded by the coding sequence ATGATTTTGATTCAAGCCATCATTCAACCGACCAAACTTTCCAACGTTCAGTCCGCTCTCGATGAAGCGGGCTTCAGCGACACGATCGTGGGGGACGCGCTCGGTTATGGTCGTCAGCGTGGACAAACGGCGTTGTTTCGCGGCAACGAATACAAAATCGATTTGTTGCGAAAGGTCACGTTTGAAATGGTGATCGACGACGACGATTTAGAGCCGGTGGTCGAGATCATTCGCAACGCTTCGCGAACCGGAACGGAAGGCCAGATCGGCGACGGCAAGATCTTTGTCTTGCCCGTCGCGAGCGTGATCGACATCTGA
- a CDS encoding SpoIIE family protein phosphatase — translation MKSHSKRALVTSGDAHRLANQANELADHLQAQQAVLRQQQVELAIQATLAAGQSSRPDPTDSIDRLLGDATLATGTTAAAVYLLDDETEFLATRFVFGLSPAERLGSQRPLRGARGDLEAMVKGLVAIDDMDLGPISTWRSPEPFPSGICVCLGEAEMPIGTMWLYAAAVTAFNDVHTAAARLAASNLQQTLLRLAEQEAAPDSSIRLILPSDVTLDHSRDVSPPPNETHDDMEMIWENNPTSNAAAPVEENSDGVVPPDTIAPPAGLIGCPPADESASVIGPIAEDSSDEVPRKVPSRDHLDLIDDESLLDAALESAIEAQLVKSDELIADLQRDSDFHAEPEFGLYAEEEDDDAIDDAPVPAQDADAEQWPLLSGYDEETMRLAAKLDIQDAQFLAGEYDPTEIDQFDADALEFHHGWDNEELDRNVVDDEESMCSDFVDTSDDEEEDDDGNIVSFDLSPDSKPTRESETIEAINDIIALIDDFDADFPTRAPEHDKGDDSILTNQAIAEEIESENSDLAQQVSIWQHQTLPMGTKICPSWYADGMIESPLDVAQSWHHWDILPDGQIAIAICQPNGGATAKIDLSNVMDVTVIRAALQAHMGYRHQPADAVRRAYDTLFQIRDHSFAGEGHGNVSLLYAHIDPETGETRMASTGDWSTLAISKFGYRPVGWLDRESDRNHRDLGTSDPETTCLGNVDITSSHLHLQQGEVFLVAGCQWMGLQPATGVPGYPQHQIGTAITQAMREGKVSPLAALRTWMAQTTLNGERSAMALHRMG, via the coding sequence ATGAAGTCGCATAGCAAACGTGCGTTGGTGACTTCCGGTGACGCTCATCGTTTGGCCAATCAAGCCAACGAGTTGGCGGATCACTTGCAGGCACAGCAAGCGGTCCTGCGTCAGCAGCAAGTGGAACTGGCGATCCAAGCCACCTTGGCGGCCGGTCAGTCCTCGCGTCCCGATCCGACCGATAGCATCGATCGGCTGCTCGGCGACGCGACCTTGGCGACCGGCACCACGGCGGCGGCGGTGTACTTGCTCGACGACGAAACCGAGTTCCTGGCAACTCGATTTGTATTCGGCTTGTCACCCGCCGAACGCTTGGGTTCCCAGCGGCCACTTCGTGGTGCTCGTGGTGACTTGGAAGCCATGGTCAAAGGCTTGGTCGCGATTGACGACATGGACCTCGGCCCGATCAGCACGTGGCGTTCTCCGGAACCCTTCCCCTCCGGAATCTGCGTGTGTCTGGGTGAAGCCGAGATGCCAATTGGCACGATGTGGTTGTATGCCGCCGCTGTGACGGCATTCAACGACGTGCACACCGCCGCGGCCCGTTTGGCCGCATCCAACCTGCAGCAAACGTTGCTCCGCTTGGCAGAACAAGAAGCCGCACCGGATTCCTCCATCCGGTTGATTCTGCCCAGCGACGTGACCCTGGATCATTCCCGTGATGTCTCGCCCCCACCCAACGAGACTCATGACGACATGGAAATGATCTGGGAGAACAATCCCACGAGCAACGCCGCTGCCCCCGTCGAGGAAAACTCCGATGGTGTTGTCCCTCCCGACACCATCGCGCCCCCAGCGGGTCTCATCGGCTGCCCTCCCGCCGATGAGTCCGCGTCCGTGATTGGCCCGATCGCGGAAGATTCCTCCGATGAAGTCCCTCGGAAAGTCCCCTCGAGGGACCACCTGGATTTGATCGACGACGAGAGTTTGTTGGATGCGGCCCTGGAATCCGCCATCGAAGCCCAACTGGTCAAAAGCGACGAATTGATCGCCGACCTGCAACGCGATTCGGATTTCCACGCGGAACCCGAGTTCGGGCTGTATGCCGAAGAAGAGGATGACGACGCCATTGACGATGCTCCGGTGCCGGCCCAGGACGCCGACGCAGAACAATGGCCGCTGCTGTCCGGTTACGACGAAGAAACAATGCGTCTGGCAGCCAAATTGGACATCCAGGACGCTCAGTTTCTAGCCGGTGAATACGACCCAACCGAGATCGACCAGTTCGACGCCGATGCGTTGGAGTTTCACCATGGTTGGGACAACGAGGAACTGGATCGCAACGTCGTCGACGATGAGGAATCCATGTGCAGTGACTTCGTCGACACCAGCGACGACGAAGAAGAGGATGATGACGGGAACATCGTTTCGTTTGATCTGTCACCCGACTCGAAGCCCACTCGAGAATCGGAAACAATCGAGGCAATCAACGATATCATCGCCCTCATCGATGACTTCGATGCGGACTTCCCCACCCGTGCACCGGAGCACGACAAGGGCGACGATTCGATCCTCACGAATCAAGCGATCGCCGAGGAAATTGAATCCGAAAACAGTGACTTGGCTCAGCAAGTTTCGATTTGGCAGCACCAAACGCTTCCGATGGGCACCAAGATCTGCCCGTCTTGGTACGCCGATGGGATGATTGAATCGCCGTTGGATGTGGCTCAAAGTTGGCACCACTGGGACATTTTGCCCGATGGACAGATTGCCATCGCAATTTGCCAGCCCAACGGCGGGGCGACTGCGAAGATCGATCTCAGCAACGTGATGGATGTGACCGTCATCCGAGCCGCCTTGCAGGCTCACATGGGTTACCGGCATCAACCTGCCGATGCGGTCCGCCGAGCCTACGACACGCTGTTCCAAATTCGCGATCACTCCTTCGCAGGCGAAGGGCATGGCAACGTTTCCTTGCTGTACGCCCACATCGATCCTGAAACGGGAGAAACGAGAATGGCGTCGACCGGGGACTGGTCGACGCTCGCGATCTCGAAGTTTGGATACCGGCCCGTCGGATGGTTGGACCGCGAATCCGATCGCAACCATCGTGATCTCGGAACCAGCGACCCGGAAACAACCTGTCTCGGCAACGTTGATATCACGAGCAGCCACCTGCACTTGCAACAGGGCGAAGTGTTCTTGGTCGCGGGCTGCCAATGGATGGGACTGCAACCGGCAACCGGTGTCCCCGGATACCCGCAGCATCAAATCGGAACCGCGATCACCCAAGCCATGCGGGAAGGCAAAGTCAGCCCCCTGGCCGCCCTCCGAACTTGGATGGCCCAGACGACGCTCAATGGCGAACGATCCGCCATGGCACTTCACCGAATGGGATGA
- a CDS encoding COG1361 family protein: MPDGSMKTQTIMNDQSPRNGLHAIAGRLRFASLACVLFSALLSSGCANLRLPAINPTGETLFAPLPTTTSLALPGCLDDGSCGCLGCLRNLGTCLKSPCLGIPNSAFPEPEDPPKCVDPNAQIGSGVANTGPCVPGPGCSGDCLTGPPAVLYGTEITAQKACQLPPRGDRGCILLTPQKIVAPVGGEVMLLSGICGTDGYLLTGEPLEWMMTRDSVGNIIEVGDDDPGLVHRLTKVPVAKKESPGFARGVTSTKEMVVTRGNASAADDIKLEKGQTYITVSSPSEGTSHVTVLAPDSDCWDQRKATATIYWVDARWQFPSPQRVQAGTVVDLVTRVTRAQGSLPARGWKVRYEIMNPELATFAGTGGSSFVEVNVDDSGDARATLEPVAGTSGNAIIDVRVIRPGGTSDNMPDLTLGRGQAYVTWSSPQLELQAGGPEVASYQIPFDIFANLRNPGDQDATGVKVELGFPAGVRIISTDAFAQVFTNTIVWDIGTMPAQQQLDLAVNLTSPTALNLTFRASGDSGLIAEDTVRVDVFRPALALRVTPKTDRVTAGDPATFDIEVENTGDRALQSVELQATGDNAMTHTVTNSREVGNEKTDGPLEPGDIWSTSVTFVPTDSGQRCVDVVALAAGGQRAQAQSCVIAINPAPPTPAITANLQVRDRMSVGDRVLATGRVTNSGKIPLTNVRASMAYDVQLIPRETTTDYPYVIDTPYVIAWTIPEIAPGQTVVLETEFEAQTTAQGSRIVFSAESNEGATNSVSDNVQIFAAAPSNAPLTPGPTLPPVSPSPNIPGGAGTPPADPNAGQSTPIPGNNTPARAGVLRLQVLQRDVSPRIGDPIRYAIAITNDTDLLDSQVQIHFDLPPGVIVERLVQTKSPELEGLTRSGNTVYFTEIKTMKPGETIDYELVLRSNQAQDFNLILEAESRNVPQGIGIREPTTVSP, from the coding sequence ATGCCCGATGGATCGATGAAAACGCAAACGATCATGAACGATCAAAGCCCCCGCAATGGCCTGCACGCCATTGCCGGTCGCTTGCGTTTTGCCTCGCTGGCCTGCGTTCTTTTTTCGGCACTGCTTTCCTCCGGTTGTGCCAACCTGCGTTTGCCCGCGATCAATCCCACGGGCGAAACCCTGTTTGCACCGCTGCCCACCACGACCAGCCTCGCTCTGCCCGGTTGCCTCGATGATGGCAGCTGTGGTTGCCTGGGTTGCCTTCGAAACCTGGGCACCTGCTTGAAATCCCCGTGCTTGGGAATTCCCAACTCGGCATTCCCCGAGCCCGAAGATCCGCCCAAGTGCGTTGATCCCAATGCCCAAATCGGCAGCGGCGTCGCGAACACCGGACCTTGCGTTCCCGGCCCCGGCTGCTCAGGCGATTGCCTGACTGGACCTCCGGCTGTTCTTTATGGCACCGAAATCACGGCTCAGAAAGCTTGCCAATTGCCACCTCGCGGCGATCGAGGCTGCATCCTGCTGACACCGCAAAAGATCGTGGCCCCCGTCGGCGGCGAGGTCATGTTGCTGTCGGGCATCTGTGGCACCGACGGCTATCTGCTGACCGGTGAGCCGCTGGAATGGATGATGACCCGAGACAGTGTGGGCAACATCATCGAAGTCGGCGACGACGATCCCGGTCTCGTGCATCGCTTGACCAAGGTGCCCGTTGCCAAGAAAGAATCGCCAGGGTTCGCTCGCGGTGTGACCAGCACCAAAGAGATGGTGGTCACGCGTGGCAACGCCAGTGCCGCCGATGACATCAAACTCGAAAAGGGCCAAACCTACATCACGGTCAGCAGCCCCAGTGAAGGAACCAGCCACGTCACCGTGCTGGCTCCCGACAGCGATTGCTGGGACCAACGGAAAGCGACCGCGACGATCTACTGGGTCGACGCTCGTTGGCAATTCCCCTCGCCACAACGCGTCCAAGCGGGCACGGTCGTGGACCTGGTCACCCGAGTCACACGTGCTCAAGGCAGCTTGCCCGCCCGCGGTTGGAAAGTCCGCTACGAAATCATGAACCCCGAACTGGCGACGTTTGCCGGCACCGGTGGCTCTTCCTTCGTGGAGGTCAACGTGGACGATTCCGGCGACGCTCGCGCAACACTGGAACCAGTCGCCGGAACCAGCGGCAACGCCATCATCGACGTTCGCGTGATCCGTCCCGGTGGCACGTCGGACAACATGCCCGACCTGACACTCGGACGTGGCCAAGCCTATGTGACCTGGAGCAGCCCGCAACTGGAACTGCAAGCCGGTGGTCCCGAAGTTGCCTCGTACCAAATCCCCTTCGACATTTTCGCGAACCTGCGGAACCCCGGCGACCAAGACGCAACCGGCGTCAAAGTCGAACTCGGTTTCCCCGCTGGCGTGCGAATCATTTCCACCGATGCATTTGCCCAAGTCTTCACGAACACAATCGTGTGGGACATCGGCACCATGCCCGCGCAGCAACAATTGGACCTGGCTGTCAATCTCACCTCGCCCACCGCACTCAACCTGACGTTCCGCGCCTCGGGCGACTCCGGATTGATCGCCGAAGACACCGTTCGCGTCGACGTGTTCCGTCCCGCATTGGCTCTTCGTGTGACCCCCAAAACCGATCGCGTGACCGCGGGCGATCCAGCCACGTTTGACATCGAAGTCGAAAACACAGGCGATCGGGCCCTGCAAAGCGTCGAACTGCAAGCGACCGGCGACAACGCCATGACACACACCGTCACCAACAGCCGCGAAGTCGGCAACGAGAAAACCGATGGCCCACTGGAACCCGGCGATATCTGGTCCACCAGCGTCACGTTCGTGCCCACCGATTCGGGGCAACGCTGCGTCGATGTGGTCGCCTTGGCCGCGGGAGGCCAACGGGCGCAGGCTCAATCATGTGTGATCGCAATCAATCCCGCTCCGCCCACCCCAGCCATCACCGCCAACCTGCAAGTCCGCGACCGTATGTCGGTCGGTGACCGGGTGCTGGCAACCGGACGAGTCACCAACTCGGGCAAAATCCCGCTGACCAATGTCCGAGCCTCCATGGCGTACGACGTGCAATTGATCCCGCGTGAAACGACCACGGATTATCCCTATGTGATCGACACCCCCTATGTCATCGCCTGGACGATCCCTGAAATCGCCCCCGGCCAAACGGTTGTCTTGGAAACGGAATTCGAAGCCCAAACGACGGCTCAGGGCAGCCGCATCGTGTTCTCCGCAGAGAGCAACGAAGGCGCGACCAACAGCGTTTCTGACAACGTTCAGATTTTTGCAGCCGCTCCCAGCAACGCCCCTTTGACTCCCGGCCCAACACTCCCGCCCGTCAGCCCCTCGCCCAACATCCCCGGCGGTGCCGGTACACCACCCGCCGACCCGAACGCCGGCCAAAGCACTCCGATCCCCGGCAACAACACGCCGGCACGGGCGGGTGTGTTGCGGCTGCAAGTCTTGCAACGTGACGTCTCACCTCGCATCGGCGATCCGATTCGCTACGCCATTGCGATCACCAACGACACCGACCTGCTCGACTCGCAAGTTCAGATCCACTTCGACCTACCACCGGGCGTGATTGTGGAGCGATTGGTGCAAACCAAGAGCCCTGAACTGGAAGGTTTGACCCGCAGCGGCAACACGGTCTACTTCACCGAGATCAAGACCATGAAACCAGGCGAAACGATCGATTACGAACTGGTCCTGCGAAGCAACCAAGCCCAAGACTTCAACCTGATCCTCGAAGCCGAGAGCCGCAACGTTCCCCAAGGCATCGGAATCCGAGAACCCACCACCGTCTCACCTTAG
- a CDS encoding MTH1187 family thiamine-binding protein: MKVIVDLCVVPMGVGVSVGKYVAECQKVLQEAGLTHQLHAYGTNIEGDWDEVFAAIKRCHERVHAIGAPRITTSIKVGTRTDREQTMQDKIDSVVEKKF; this comes from the coding sequence ATGAAAGTCATTGTCGATTTGTGCGTCGTCCCAATGGGCGTGGGTGTTTCGGTGGGCAAGTACGTCGCGGAGTGCCAGAAGGTGCTGCAAGAGGCTGGGCTAACGCACCAACTGCACGCCTACGGCACGAACATCGAGGGCGACTGGGACGAAGTCTTCGCGGCGATCAAACGTTGCCACGAACGGGTGCATGCGATCGGTGCCCCTCGCATCACCACCAGCATCAAAGTCGGAACCCGGACCGACCGCGAGCAAACGATGCAAGACAAGATCGACAGCGTGGTTGAGAAGAAGTTTTAG
- a CDS encoding phenylalanine--tRNA ligase subunit alpha, translating into MNRIIAIVFNFCIVTLVSLHGLSLPAFDRLPVGTHPLALESPHFPSRLHAFIWRNWQLVPPSKMAQLVGTETTNIERIAESMGLPQVDSVSGEMRERGYITLIRRNWHLLPYEQMLELLDMTPDELALTLREDDFLYIKLGNLKPKCEPLRYQEPDEAAVQRAAEIKQVVREHFGDLELVESEPRFRFVKTLSSTEGTTVLPDRNTVNREQPLRMVYSYFGLFGDPLIEPEIEPIPDGLLARLADKGVNGIWMHVVLRQLAPGGEAFPELGAGHEQRIQTLKKLVAQAKRYGIGIYLYINEPRAMPPAFFETRPELAGIRRGDYWTMCTSTPQVRNWMSDSLAHVFGEVPDLGGVFTITASENLTNCASKGQHHLCPHCSTRTDAEIIAEVNATIAEGVHRANPDARVIAWDWGWKGHGDAPDIISLLPKDVALMSVSEWALPIERGGVASKIGEYSMSAVGPGPRATKHWKQAQQAGLKTVAKVAVNNTWEISAVPFLPVMDLVAEHCENLSEVGVDGTMLSWTLGGYPSPNLLVSQSFSTEPGATKETVLNRIAQDRFGDDAAPLVRQAWTAFSDAFRNFPYSGAVMYKAPQQMGPANLLYADPTGYRATMVCFPYDDLNGWRSPYSTDVFASQFEMVADGWAGGIRHLEQAVQATAGVQREAAESDLSVARAAHLHFASVANQARFVLARDAALASSDDSKQKLVEQILQITENEVSLARDMFDVVSEDSRIGYEASNHYFYVPLDLVEKVINCEHVASRFSAQP; encoded by the coding sequence ATGAATCGCATCATTGCAATCGTTTTCAACTTCTGCATCGTCACCCTGGTCTCGCTGCACGGATTGTCCCTGCCAGCTTTCGATCGCTTGCCAGTCGGCACTCATCCTCTCGCACTCGAATCACCTCATTTCCCCAGCCGGCTCCATGCATTCATCTGGCGAAACTGGCAACTGGTTCCTCCCTCCAAAATGGCGCAACTGGTTGGAACGGAAACCACCAACATCGAACGAATCGCTGAGTCGATGGGCTTGCCCCAAGTCGACTCAGTATCCGGTGAGATGCGTGAGCGTGGTTACATCACGTTGATCCGCCGCAACTGGCATCTCTTGCCCTACGAGCAAATGTTGGAACTGCTCGACATGACACCGGATGAACTCGCCCTGACGTTGCGTGAAGATGACTTTCTCTACATCAAACTGGGGAATCTCAAGCCCAAGTGCGAGCCCCTTCGCTATCAAGAACCAGACGAGGCCGCCGTTCAAAGGGCCGCAGAAATCAAACAGGTCGTGAGAGAACATTTTGGCGACTTGGAATTGGTTGAGTCCGAGCCAAGATTTCGGTTTGTGAAAACACTCAGCAGCACCGAAGGAACCACCGTGTTACCCGATCGCAACACCGTCAATCGTGAACAACCGTTGCGGATGGTCTACTCCTACTTTGGTTTGTTTGGCGATCCATTGATCGAACCAGAAATCGAGCCGATTCCAGATGGCTTGCTCGCACGGTTGGCTGACAAAGGCGTCAACGGCATCTGGATGCATGTCGTCCTTCGACAACTTGCTCCGGGCGGAGAGGCATTCCCCGAGTTAGGAGCCGGCCACGAGCAGAGGATTCAGACGTTGAAGAAGCTGGTCGCTCAAGCCAAACGGTACGGCATCGGGATCTATCTCTACATCAACGAACCCCGCGCGATGCCGCCTGCGTTTTTCGAAACGCGTCCAGAACTGGCAGGCATTCGCCGAGGTGACTATTGGACGATGTGCACGAGCACACCCCAAGTCCGCAACTGGATGAGCGACTCGTTGGCCCACGTGTTTGGAGAAGTGCCGGATCTTGGCGGCGTGTTTACAATCACCGCTTCTGAAAACCTCACCAACTGCGCATCCAAGGGGCAGCATCATCTCTGCCCTCACTGCAGCACACGCACCGATGCCGAAATCATTGCGGAAGTCAACGCGACGATTGCAGAGGGGGTCCACCGGGCCAATCCAGATGCCCGAGTGATCGCCTGGGACTGGGGATGGAAGGGGCACGGTGACGCGCCGGATATCATCTCACTGCTTCCAAAGGATGTCGCCCTGATGTCGGTCAGCGAATGGGCCCTGCCAATCGAACGGGGCGGAGTGGCATCCAAGATCGGTGAGTATTCCATGTCTGCCGTTGGGCCGGGACCTCGTGCGACCAAGCACTGGAAGCAGGCTCAGCAAGCCGGGCTCAAAACCGTCGCCAAAGTTGCCGTCAACAACACTTGGGAAATATCCGCCGTGCCGTTTCTTCCCGTGATGGATTTGGTGGCGGAGCATTGCGAGAATTTGAGTGAGGTTGGCGTGGACGGCACCATGCTGAGCTGGACGTTGGGCGGCTACCCGTCTCCCAATTTGCTTGTCTCCCAGTCTTTCTCAACCGAACCGGGAGCCACGAAGGAAACGGTGCTCAACCGGATCGCCCAAGATCGCTTTGGCGACGACGCGGCACCTCTGGTCCGCCAGGCCTGGACCGCGTTCAGCGATGCATTTCGAAATTTCCCCTACAGCGGTGCGGTGATGTACAAAGCACCGCAGCAAATGGGGCCAGCCAATTTGTTGTACGCTGACCCAACGGGTTACCGGGCGACGATGGTGTGCTTTCCCTACGATGATCTCAACGGTTGGCGAAGCCCGTATTCCACCGACGTCTTTGCCTCGCAATTTGAGATGGTTGCGGATGGGTGGGCCGGGGGAATTCGCCACTTGGAGCAAGCTGTCCAGGCGACAGCGGGTGTGCAGCGAGAAGCTGCTGAATCGGACCTGAGTGTGGCTCGCGCTGCCCACCTCCACTTTGCGAGTGTTGCCAACCAAGCACGGTTTGTGCTTGCCCGGGATGCTGCGTTGGCCTCCAGCGACGATTCCAAGCAGAAGCTCGTCGAACAGATTTTGCAAATCACCGAGAACGAGGTTTCTCTTGCCCGCGACATGTTTGACGTCGTGAGCGAAGATTCACGAATCGGTTACGAGGCTTCGAACCACTACTTCTATGTGCCACTGGACCTCGTGGAAAAAGTTATCAACTGCGAACACGTCGCCAGTCGATTCTCCGCTCAACCGTAG